Proteins encoded by one window of Cannabis sativa cultivar Pink pepper isolate KNU-18-1 chromosome 4, ASM2916894v1, whole genome shotgun sequence:
- the LOC115714938 gene encoding suppressor of RPS4-RLD 1 isoform X1 translates to MSDSAELLSLVSAMSERMELAKLCTSRDWSKAIRLLDSLLSQSCAIQDLCNRAFCYSQLELHKHVIKDCDRALKLDPALLQAYILKGRAFSALGRKEDAVLVWEQGYEHAVHHSADLKQLLELEELLKVAKQEKCSLHENHAIESESSMVVSESGHLISENAIETSANQNHLDDQSNSCNHSREVSEVYSTSTNNDNVCNGISEKDTRAGHFGSQMNGNHDAPNKLCCESESCDDSGDNCSELSKISSNSSALTQTSSTVSTSKLEIPHSDESNKNKKFRVTRISKTKSISVDFRLSRGIAEVNEGNYARAISIFDQLLKEDPSYPEALIGRGTAFAFQRELEAAIADFTKAIEINPAACEAWKRRGQARAALGEFLAAIEDLSNALEFEPNSADILHERGIVNFKFKDFYAAVEDLSTCVKLDKNNTSAYTYLGLALSSIGEYKKAEEAHLTSIQLDQNFLEAWGHLTQFYQDLANSTKALECLHQALQVDGRFSKGYHLRGLLLHGMGEHRKAIKDLSTELSIDSANIECFYLRASCYHAVGDYKEAVKDYDAALDLELDSMDKFVLQCLAFYQKELALYTASKINSEFNEFDIDGDIDPLFKEYWCKRLHPKNVCEKVYRQPPLRESLKKCKPRKQDLVFNKHKTTLLQAADSIGEKIQYDCSGFLPNRRQHRMAGLAAIEIAQKVSKAWRKYLNRSTSRNSKKARRREKVNMPSQNRGGAGCSTSGYSETSTTYGTLEDKSFGNTMMSWQDVYSLAVKWRQISEPCDPVVWINKLSEEFNSGFGSHTPMVLGQAKVVRYFPNFERTLEVAKRVIKEKKHVYNKADEVIYLSGDEKLQDIMDANSCSDLYRAVGEDFWQATWCSSTAFEGKRLEGTRITLVKMEERGFDFAIRTPCTPYRWDEFEAEMAMAWEAIYKAYCGENFGSTDFDALETVRDAILRMTYYWYNFMPLSRGSAVVGFVVMLGLFLAANMRFTGSIPKGLQVDWEAILNLEPSSFVDSIKSWLYPSLEVTTSWKEYPDVASTFTTTGSVVAALSSYND, encoded by the exons ATGAGTGACTCGGCCGAGTTGCTATCTCTGGTTTCAGCTATGTCAGAGAGAATGGAGTTAGCCAAGCTTTGTACATCTCGTGACTGGTCCAAGGCCATCAGATTGCTTGACTCGTTGCTTTCTCAGTCTTGTGCTATCCAAGACCTCTG TAATCGAGCATTTTGCTATAGTCAATTGGAGTTGCACAAGCATGTGATTAAAGATTGCGACAGGGCGCTGAAGCTTGACCCCGCACTTCTTCAAGCTTACATTCTCAAAG GTCGTGCATTTTCTGCTTTGGGAAGGAAAGAAGATGCAGTTTTGGTGTGGGAGCAAGGTTACGAACATGCTGTCCATCATTCTGCTGATCTAAAACAGTTGCTAGAACTGGAAGAGCTTTTAAAAGTTGCCAAACAGGAGAAATGTTCTCTACATGAAAATCATGCAATAGAGTCAGAGTCATCTATGGTTGTATCAGAATCAGGACATCTGATTAGTGAGAATGCAATTGAAACTTCTGCAAATCAAAATCATTTGGATGACCAGTCTAACTCATGTAACCATTCTAGAGAAGTTTCTGAGGTGTACAGTACATCTACGAACAATGATAATGTCTGCAATGGTATAAGTGAGAAGGACACAAGGGCAGGACATTTTGGTAGCCAAATGAATGGGAATCATGATGCTCCCAATAAATTGTGCTGCGAGTCTGAATCATGTGATGACTCTGGTGATAATTGTAGTGAATTATCAAAAATTTCAAGCAACTCAAGTGCTTTAACTCAAACTTCTTCAACAGTGAGTACTAGTAAATTAGAGATACCACATAGTGACGagtccaacaaaaataaaaagttccGTGTTACTAGAATATCAAAGACCAAGTCAATAAGTGTGGATTTTCGTCTATCGAGAGGTATAGCAGAG GTGAATGAGGGAAACTATGCTCGTGCTATATCTATCTTTGATCAG CTATTGAAAGAGGATCCTAGCTATCCCGAGGCTCTAATAGGGAGGGGAACAGCATTTGCTTTCCAACGAGAACTTGAGGCTGCAATAGCTGATTTTACTAAG GCCATAGAAATAAATCCAGCAGCATGTGAGGCATGGAAGCGGAGAGGACAAGCCCGAGCTGCGTTGGGGGAATTTCTTGCG GCCATTGAAGATTTGTCCAATGCATTAGAGTTTGAACCAAACTCAGCTGATATTCTACATGAAAGGG GTATTGTTAATTTCAAGTTCAAGGATTTCTATGCTGCTGTGGAAGATTTGTCCACATGTGTGAAACTTGATAAGAATAATACATCAGCATATACATActtg GGTTTGGCCTTGTCTTCAATTGGTGAATATAAGAAGGCAGAGGAGGCACATTTGACATCCATTCAACTGGATCAGAATTTTCTTGAAGCATGGGGTCATCTAACTCAG TTCTATCAAGATTTGGCAAACTCAACCAAGGCTTTGGAATGTCTTCATCAAGCTCTACAAGTTGATGGAAG GTTTTCCAAGGGATATCATTTGCGTGGTCTTTTGCTCCATGGAATGGGAGAGCATAG GAAGGCTATTAAGGATTTGTCAACTGAGTTAAGCATTGACAGTGCAAATATTGAGTGTTTTTATTTGCGAGCTTCCTGCTACCATGCTGTAGGAGATTATAAAGAGGCG GTTAAGGATTATGATGCTGCACTAGATTTGGAACTAGACTCGATGGATAAGTTTGTACTGCAATGCCTAGCCTTTTATCAG AAAGAATTAGCTTTGTACACAGCATCCAAGATAAACAGCGAATTTAATGAGTTTGATATCGATGGTGATATTGATCCACTTTTCAAG GAGTACTGGTGTAAAAGATTGCATCCCAAAAATGTATGTGAAAAAGTTTATAGACAGCCTCCTCTTCGTGAATCTTTGAAGAAGTGCAAACCTAGAAAGCAAGATCTTGTTTTCAATAAGCATAAGACTACGCTTCTCCAGGCTGCTGATTCAATTGGGGAGAAAATTCAATATGATTGCTCTGGTTTCTTACCAAATAGGCGACAG CATCGAATGGCGGGCTTGGCAGCTATTGAAATTGCACAAAAGGTTTCAAAAGCTTGGCGCAAATATTTGAATAGAAGCACATCAAGAAATAGTAAGAAAGCACGAAGAAGGGAGAAAGTTAATATGCCCAGCCAGAATAGAGGCGGAGCTGGCTGTAGTACAAGTGGCTACTCAGAGACCAGTACTACCTATGGTACTCTAGAAGACAAATCATTTGGCAATACAATGATGTCTTGGCAAGATGTTTACTCATTGGCTGTCAAATGGAGACAAATTTCTGAACCTTGTGATCCTGTTGTGTGGATTAACAAATTAAG CGAAGAGTTCAATTCTGGATTTGGATCTCATACACCAATGGTTCTTGGGCAAGCAAAAGTTGTCCGCTACTTCCCAAATTTCGAAAG AACATTAGAGGTTGCAAAGAGGGTCATAAAAGAGAAAAAACATGTGTATAACAAAGCAGATGAGGTCATTTATCTTTCTGGAGATGAGAAGTTGCAAGAT ATTATGGATGCGAATTCTTGCTCTGATCTTTACAGAGCAGTTGGGGAGGACTTTTGGCAGGCTACGTGGTGTAGTAGTACTGCGTTTGAGGG GAAGCGGCTTGAAGGGACAAGGATTACCTTGGTCAAAAT GGAAGAGCGAGGATTTGACTTTGCTATCAGAACACCTTGTACTCCTTATAGATGGGATGAGTTTGAAGCTGAAATGGCGATGGCATGGGAG GCTATATATAAAGCTTATTGCGGTGAAAATTTTGGTTCTACTGATTTCGATGCGCTTGAAACTGTCAGAGATGCTATTTTAAGGATGACATATTACTG GTACAATTTCATGCCACTTTCGCGAGGATCCGCTGTCGTCGGATTCGTAGTTATGCTCGGATTGTTTCTTGCTGCCAATATGAGGTTCACAGGAAGCATCCCAAAAGGCTTACAGGTGGATTGGGAAGCTATTCTGAACTTGGAACCAAGCTCTTTTGTAGATTCTATAAAAAGCTGGCTTTATCCATCTCTGGAAGTGACAACATCTTGGAAAGAATATCCAGATGTTGCATCGACTTTTACAACAACAGGATCGGTTGTTGCTGCTTTGAGCTCTTACAATGATTGA
- the LOC115714939 gene encoding uncharacterized protein LOC115714939: protein MADYQRQEGKAKGQGCSDSSCFFCAMNESNRSLRRVKLVQCFKQMPLRNDQQQQQQHVLALTTLWNIAMNQPNDPEFPSLGIFECMAKLIQRALNDNKWLLTGQNIYIPYYAAHVIGSYTINKAHFAHKAVKSGVVLPLIEILKSTSTTTTWVEKRVAVRALGHIASHDRTFEAIFATRYETEVVELSMEIALTCIDEVYDKFVGISYKKRLNYHSNLLTKGIGGYEIENKKAEKWASQLQCWSLYLLNCIACRERCLEIICNKKFLMELCGMWGGLANPSSPSGIGLIKTLCETKLGRQSIAELDHVIETICNISRSSDDWQIMAIDSLLLLLKDPETRYKVFESSVLCLGDLVELRSCGGRQKVGQRITQTLLQDYHKIKYGDLRLKSKKAEKALEEIWDMKVDRRKREKIMSEEEISERKTLVGQFKKEGNLCFWSGDIENAVKKYSKALYLCPLKRRKDRIVIHSNRAQCYLLLRKPDLAISDTTRALCLSSAVSPHGKSLWRRSQAYDMKGLARESLMDCLTFVKERMRIKSEKSSKRGRIPYYAACMINKQMNATWIFARASSNNKHEDIVKEIRGDDVVDQNIMTPHCKSTILEPSVEKRFGRRKVQMLGRGSKKSIGVTNRWSDSHTCEQKNR, encoded by the exons ATGGCCGACTACCAAAGGCAGGAGGGCAAGGCCAAGGGCCAAGGCTGCAGCGACTCTTCATGTTTCTTCTGCGCCATGAACGAGTCAAATCGGTCCCTCCGCCGAGTTAAACTCGTCCAGTGCTTCAAACAAATGCCTCTAAGAAAcgaccaacaacaacaacaacaacacgtCCTCGCTTTGACCACTCTATGGAACATAGCCATGAACCAACCAAACGACCCTGAATTTCCTTCCCTCGGAATTTTCGAATGCATGGCAAAACTCATCCAAAGAGCTCTCAACGACAACAAATGGTTACTCACCGGTCAGAACATCTATATTCCCTACTACGCAGCCCACGTTATCGGTTCCTACACCATCAACAAGGCTCACTTTGCCCACAAAGCTGTCAAATCCGGCGTCGTTTTGCCCTTAATCGAGATTTTAAAGTCTACTAGTACTACTACTACTTGGGTCGAGAAAAGAGTTGCGGTTCGTGCTTTGGGTCATATTGCTAGCCATGACAGAACCTTCGAAGCCATTTTTGCAACAAGGTATGAAACAGAGGTCGTGGAATTATCAATGGAGATAGCTTTGACTTGTATTGATGAGGTATACGACAAGTTTGTTGGTATAAGTTACAAGAAAAGATTGAATTATCATTCTAATCTTCTTACCAAGGGGATTGGTGGTTATGAGATTGAGAATAAGAAAGCTGAGAAATGGGCTAGCCAACTTCAGTGTTGGTCTCTTTATCTTCTTAATTGTATTGCTTGTAGAGAAAGGTGTTTggaaataatttgtaacaagaaATTCTTGATGGAGCTTTGTGGAATGTGGGGTGGTTTAGCCAATCCGAGCTCGCCATCTGGCATTGGATTGATCAAAACTCTTTGTGAAACCAAATTGGGTAGACAGAGTATAGCAGAGTTGGACCATGTTATAGAGACGATATGTAATATATCGAGGTCTTCGGATGATTGGCAAATCATGGCCATTGATTCTCTTCTGCTTCTTCTTAAAGACCCAGAAACTAGGTACAAAGTTTTTGAAAGCTCAGTTCTTTGTCTTGGTGATTTGGTCGAGCTTCGAAGCTGTGGTGGAAGACAAAAAGTTGGACAGAGAATCACTCAGACCCTTTTGCAGGATTACCATAAAATCAAGTATGGTGATTTGAGATTGAAGAGTAAGAAGGCGGAGAAAGCTTTAGAGGAGATATGGGATATGAAGGTTGatagaagaaagagagagaagataATGAGTGAAGAAGAAATCAGTGAGAGAAAAACTTTGGTGGGACAATTCAAAAAGGAAGGAAATTTATGTTTTTGGTCAGGGGATATTGAAAACGCTGTGAAGAAATATTCGAAAGCTTTGTACTTGTGTCCATTAAAGAGGAGAAAAGATAGAATTGTGATTCATAGCAATAGAGCTCAGTGTTATTTACTACTGAGAAAACCTGATTTGGCCATTAGTGACACAACCAGAGCTTTGTGTTTATCTAGTGCGGTGAGTCCTCATGGTAAGAGTCTGTGGAGAAGATCCCAGGCTTATGACATGAAAGGGTTAGCGAGAGAGAGTTTGATGGATTGTTTGACGTTTGTCAAAGAGAGAATGAGAATCAAGTCTGAGAAGTCCAGCAAACGTGGCAGGATCCCCTACTACGCAGCATGTATGATTAACAAACAGATGAACGCCACGTGGATTTTTGCTCGGGCCAGTTCCAATAATAAGCATGAAGATATAGTCAAGGAAATTAGAGGTGACGATGTAGTTGATCAGAACATAATGACTCCACACT GTAAATCAACCATTTTAGAACCTTCGGTTGAAAAGCGATTTGGGAGAAGAAAGGTACAAATGTTGGGACGTGGTAGTAAGAAAAGTATCGGTGTCACTAATAGGTGGTCAGATTCGCACACGTGTGAACAAAAGAACAGGTAA
- the LOC115714122 gene encoding probable esterase KAI2, producing the protein MGIVSEAHNVKVLGNIANGQQIIVLGHGFGTDQSVWKHLVPHLVDENKVVLYDNMGAGTTNPDYFDFERYATLEGYAYDLISIIEEIQIQSCIFVGHSVSGMIALIASITRPDLFSKILMIASSPRYLNDVDYYGGFEQEDLDQLFEAMRGNYKAWCSGFAPLAVGGDMDLVAVQEFSRTLFNMRPDIALSVGQTIFQSDLRQILGLVTVPCHIIQSMKDLAVPVVVSEYLHQNLGSDSIVEVMSTEGHLPQLSSPDIVIPVLLRHIRCDIAV; encoded by the exons ATGGGTATAGTTTCGGAAGCTCACAACGTCAAGGTTTTAGGTAATATTGCCAATGGTCAACAAATCATAGTCCTCGGCCATGGATTCGGTACGGACCAATCAGTATGGAAGCACCTCGTTCCTCACCTCGTCGATGAGAACAAAGTGGTCTTGTACGACAACATGGGAGCTGGAACGACAAACCCCGATTATTTCGATTTCGAAAGATACGCTACTCTCGAGGGTTACGCTTATGACCTTATTTCTATAATAGAAGAGATCCAAATCCAGTCTTGCATCTTCGTCGGCCACTCCGTCTCAGGAATGATCGCCCTTATCGCCTCCATTACTCGCCCAGACCTTTTCTCCAAAATCCTCATGATCGCCTCCTCTCCAAG gtATTTGAATGATGTGGATTACTATGGAGGGTTCGAGCAGGAAGATTTAGACCAACTTTTTGAAGCGATGAGGGGAAACTACAAAGCGTGGTGTTCTGGGTTCGCACCATTGGCGGTTGGTGGGGATATGGACTTGGTTGCGGTTCAAGAGTTTAGTCGGACCCTTTTCAATATGAGGCCCGATATAGCGTTGAGCGTGGGCCAGACTATATTCCAAAGCGACTTGAGGCAGATTCTGGGCTTGGTCACTGTTCCATGTCACATAATCCAAAGTATGAAGGACCTGGCTGTTCCTGTAGTTGTGTCTGAGTACCTACACCAAAACCTGGGGTCCGACTCCATCGTCGAGGTCATGTCAACAGAAGGTCACTTGCCCCAGCTCAGCTCCCCAGACATAGTCATCCCCGTCTTGCTTCGGCATATTCGTTGTGACATAGCTGTTTGA
- the LOC115714938 gene encoding suppressor of RPS4-RLD 1 isoform X2 — protein MSDSAELLSLVSAMSERMELAKLCTSRDWSKAIRLLDSLLSQSCAIQDLCNRAFCYSQLELHKHVIKDCDRALKLDPALLQAYILKGRAFSALGRKEDAVLVWEQGYEHAVHHSADLKQLLELEELLKVAKQEKCSLHENHAIESESSMVVSESGHLISENAIETSANQNHLDDQSNSCNHSREVSEVYSTSTNNDNVCNGISEKDTRAGHFGSQMNGNHDAPNKLCCESESCDDSGDNCSELSKISSNSSALTQTSSTVSTSKLEIPHSDESNKNKKFRVTRISKTKSISVDFRLSRGIAEVNEGNYARAISIFDQLLKEDPSYPEALIGRGTAFAFQRELEAAIADFTKAIEINPAACEAWKRRGQARAALGEFLAAIEDLSNALEFEPNSADILHERGIVNFKFKDFYAAVEDLSTCVKLDKNNTSAYTYLGLALSSIGEYKKAEEAHLTSIQLDQNFLEAWGHLTQFYQDLANSTKALECLHQALQVDGRFSKGYHLRGLLLHGMGEHRKAIKDLSTELSIDSANIECFYLRASCYHAVGDYKEAVKDYDAALDLELDSMDKFVLQCLAFYQKELALYTASKINSEFNEFDIDGDIDPLFKEYWCKRLHPKNVCEKVYRQPPLRESLKKCKPRKQDLVFNKHKTTLLQAADSIGEKIQYDCSGFLPNRRQHRMAGLAAIEIAQKVSKAWRKYLNRSTSRNSKKARRREKVNMPSQNRGGAGCSTSGYSETSTTYGTLEDKSFGNTMMSWQDVYSLAVKWRQISEPCDPVVWINKLSEEFNSGFGSHTPMVLGQAKVVRYFPNFERTLEVAKRVIKEKKHVYNKADEVIYLSGDEKLQDIMDANSCSDLYRAVGEDFWQATWCSSTAFEGKRLEGTRITLVKMEERGFDFAIRTPCTPYRWDEFEAEMAMAWEVCFLLYCCCRFQTCSVIENV, from the exons ATGAGTGACTCGGCCGAGTTGCTATCTCTGGTTTCAGCTATGTCAGAGAGAATGGAGTTAGCCAAGCTTTGTACATCTCGTGACTGGTCCAAGGCCATCAGATTGCTTGACTCGTTGCTTTCTCAGTCTTGTGCTATCCAAGACCTCTG TAATCGAGCATTTTGCTATAGTCAATTGGAGTTGCACAAGCATGTGATTAAAGATTGCGACAGGGCGCTGAAGCTTGACCCCGCACTTCTTCAAGCTTACATTCTCAAAG GTCGTGCATTTTCTGCTTTGGGAAGGAAAGAAGATGCAGTTTTGGTGTGGGAGCAAGGTTACGAACATGCTGTCCATCATTCTGCTGATCTAAAACAGTTGCTAGAACTGGAAGAGCTTTTAAAAGTTGCCAAACAGGAGAAATGTTCTCTACATGAAAATCATGCAATAGAGTCAGAGTCATCTATGGTTGTATCAGAATCAGGACATCTGATTAGTGAGAATGCAATTGAAACTTCTGCAAATCAAAATCATTTGGATGACCAGTCTAACTCATGTAACCATTCTAGAGAAGTTTCTGAGGTGTACAGTACATCTACGAACAATGATAATGTCTGCAATGGTATAAGTGAGAAGGACACAAGGGCAGGACATTTTGGTAGCCAAATGAATGGGAATCATGATGCTCCCAATAAATTGTGCTGCGAGTCTGAATCATGTGATGACTCTGGTGATAATTGTAGTGAATTATCAAAAATTTCAAGCAACTCAAGTGCTTTAACTCAAACTTCTTCAACAGTGAGTACTAGTAAATTAGAGATACCACATAGTGACGagtccaacaaaaataaaaagttccGTGTTACTAGAATATCAAAGACCAAGTCAATAAGTGTGGATTTTCGTCTATCGAGAGGTATAGCAGAG GTGAATGAGGGAAACTATGCTCGTGCTATATCTATCTTTGATCAG CTATTGAAAGAGGATCCTAGCTATCCCGAGGCTCTAATAGGGAGGGGAACAGCATTTGCTTTCCAACGAGAACTTGAGGCTGCAATAGCTGATTTTACTAAG GCCATAGAAATAAATCCAGCAGCATGTGAGGCATGGAAGCGGAGAGGACAAGCCCGAGCTGCGTTGGGGGAATTTCTTGCG GCCATTGAAGATTTGTCCAATGCATTAGAGTTTGAACCAAACTCAGCTGATATTCTACATGAAAGGG GTATTGTTAATTTCAAGTTCAAGGATTTCTATGCTGCTGTGGAAGATTTGTCCACATGTGTGAAACTTGATAAGAATAATACATCAGCATATACATActtg GGTTTGGCCTTGTCTTCAATTGGTGAATATAAGAAGGCAGAGGAGGCACATTTGACATCCATTCAACTGGATCAGAATTTTCTTGAAGCATGGGGTCATCTAACTCAG TTCTATCAAGATTTGGCAAACTCAACCAAGGCTTTGGAATGTCTTCATCAAGCTCTACAAGTTGATGGAAG GTTTTCCAAGGGATATCATTTGCGTGGTCTTTTGCTCCATGGAATGGGAGAGCATAG GAAGGCTATTAAGGATTTGTCAACTGAGTTAAGCATTGACAGTGCAAATATTGAGTGTTTTTATTTGCGAGCTTCCTGCTACCATGCTGTAGGAGATTATAAAGAGGCG GTTAAGGATTATGATGCTGCACTAGATTTGGAACTAGACTCGATGGATAAGTTTGTACTGCAATGCCTAGCCTTTTATCAG AAAGAATTAGCTTTGTACACAGCATCCAAGATAAACAGCGAATTTAATGAGTTTGATATCGATGGTGATATTGATCCACTTTTCAAG GAGTACTGGTGTAAAAGATTGCATCCCAAAAATGTATGTGAAAAAGTTTATAGACAGCCTCCTCTTCGTGAATCTTTGAAGAAGTGCAAACCTAGAAAGCAAGATCTTGTTTTCAATAAGCATAAGACTACGCTTCTCCAGGCTGCTGATTCAATTGGGGAGAAAATTCAATATGATTGCTCTGGTTTCTTACCAAATAGGCGACAG CATCGAATGGCGGGCTTGGCAGCTATTGAAATTGCACAAAAGGTTTCAAAAGCTTGGCGCAAATATTTGAATAGAAGCACATCAAGAAATAGTAAGAAAGCACGAAGAAGGGAGAAAGTTAATATGCCCAGCCAGAATAGAGGCGGAGCTGGCTGTAGTACAAGTGGCTACTCAGAGACCAGTACTACCTATGGTACTCTAGAAGACAAATCATTTGGCAATACAATGATGTCTTGGCAAGATGTTTACTCATTGGCTGTCAAATGGAGACAAATTTCTGAACCTTGTGATCCTGTTGTGTGGATTAACAAATTAAG CGAAGAGTTCAATTCTGGATTTGGATCTCATACACCAATGGTTCTTGGGCAAGCAAAAGTTGTCCGCTACTTCCCAAATTTCGAAAG AACATTAGAGGTTGCAAAGAGGGTCATAAAAGAGAAAAAACATGTGTATAACAAAGCAGATGAGGTCATTTATCTTTCTGGAGATGAGAAGTTGCAAGAT ATTATGGATGCGAATTCTTGCTCTGATCTTTACAGAGCAGTTGGGGAGGACTTTTGGCAGGCTACGTGGTGTAGTAGTACTGCGTTTGAGGG GAAGCGGCTTGAAGGGACAAGGATTACCTTGGTCAAAAT GGAAGAGCGAGGATTTGACTTTGCTATCAGAACACCTTGTACTCCTTATAGATGGGATGAGTTTGAAGCTGAAATGGCGATGGCATGGGAGGTATGTTTTTTGCTGTACTGCTGTTGTAGATTTCAGACATGCTCTGTCATTGAGAATGTGTAA